The window CCAAGAACAATGGATAAGCCCACCACATATAAGAAATACATGGTTGGTCTGTATATACCAAAGATAATTAACTGTTTCAGGTGGGATTTCTTCAAGTCATTATTGGCCTTATCGAATTCTTCCATCTTCTGCTCTTCCTGAGAGAAAATCTGAACAATACGCATGCCAGAAATATGCTCAGACAAGAAGGTATTAATGGCTGCAACTCTTGTTCTTACTTCACGATAAAATTTCTTTGAATAATGCCGAAAAGCCAAGCTGGCTAAAATAATAAAAGGTATCACAAGAAAAATAACAAGGGTTAAACGCCACTCTAACACAAACATCATAATGGTAATACCGATTAACATGAGTACACTCTTGACGGAGTTGACAATAACACTTGTATACATTTCATTAAGGGTTTCCGTATCGTTGGTAACCCTTGTGACTAATTTACCAACAGGGTTATTGTTAAAAAATCGGATGGATAAGCTTTGTATATGGGAAAAAACCTCATTCCGTATGTTATAGATGATTTTCTGCCCTGTATAGTGTAAGATGATGTTTTGAAAGTAGCCCACTAATAGACCTGCAATTAATACCACCAGAAAGATGATGGTGATTCGAATAAGACCATTAATTTGAGACTTTCTAAGTGCCTGAATATCTTTTTCTTCAAGCTGTATCACGTTTTGCGTTGTATCTTGATACGTCACATAGTAGCCATCCGCTTTCGCCTTTACTTCTGAGACATCTTTCATCATATCCAGTTCATCTTGTGTCAAATCCACTGCCAAGAAATAAGGTTTTTTGTAGGTTTCATCATAGATAATGCGTGCCTTCTTGGCCTCTGGATGGTTCCCCTTCTTATCTTCCATAACATAGATGTTATCAATGGATATTGCCCCTTTTTGGTTTTGATCAACCATGATATAGGGTGTATCATATTTGGATATCATATCATCCACAGCAGAACCAATCAAAATAGGTCGAAGCAGCTCAACGCCTACAACACCTATGAGCAAAATTAATGAAAAGGCTATCCATAATACATAAGGCTTTGCATAAGCGAATAAGCGTCTTATAATGGCCTTATCATAGCCTTTTTTCATATCACCAGCTTCATTATAATCCATATGAGCCACCTCCTATTCCTTTTCCAGTTCTTTTTCAAGCTGTTGTTTCTGAACCATGTCATAATAGGTACCTGTTTGAGCCATTAAGGATTCATGGGTACCTGACTCAATAATACGTCCCTCATCCAATACAATGATTTTATCACTGTTCTTAATGGTGGATATACGATGTGCGATGATGATGGTGGTTTTGTTGGCACGTTCTTCATGAATATGACCCAGAATCTGCTCCTCCGTACTGGTATCAACCGCTGATACCGCATCATCTAATATCATGATTGGAGGCTTCTTAATCAACGCTCTGGCAATGGATACACGTTGCTTCTGCCCCCCCGATAAGGTGACACCTCGTTCACCAATGACTGTGGCATACTGGTCTGAAAAGGCAATAATATTCTCATGTACATTGGCCTGTTTCGCCACT is drawn from Vallitalea pronyensis and contains these coding sequences:
- a CDS encoding ABC transporter ATP-binding protein; its protein translation is MDYNEAGDMKKGYDKAIIRRLFAYAKPYVLWIAFSLILLIGVVGVELLRPILIGSAVDDMISKYDTPYIMVDQNQKGAISIDNIYVMEDKKGNHPEAKKARIIYDETYKKPYFLAVDLTQDELDMMKDVSEVKAKADGYYVTYQDTTQNVIQLEEKDIQALRKSQINGLIRITIIFLVVLIAGLLVGYFQNIILHYTGQKIIYNIRNEVFSHIQSLSIRFFNNNPVGKLVTRVTNDTETLNEMYTSVIVNSVKSVLMLIGITIMMFVLEWRLTLVIFLVIPFIILASLAFRHYSKKFYREVRTRVAAINTFLSEHISGMRIVQIFSQEEQKMEEFDKANNDLKKSHLKQLIIFGIYRPTMYFLYVVGLSIVLGVGGYMVIKGSMSIGKLIIFIQYISTFFDPIQQLAEQFNILQAAMASAEKIFTLLDEEDKIENQPNTLQLENVKGEIQFKDVWFAYNEEEWVLKDVSFNVKPGETVAFVGATGAGKTSILNLLSRYYDIQKGEIFLDGHPIKDLELKQLRSHIGQMLQDVFLFTGDIKSNIRLKEEGISDDQIKEASQYVNAHQFISKLPDKYNEKVLERGATFSAGQRQLLSFARTLAFDPSILILDEATANIDTETELLIQDALYKLMEGRTTLVVAHRLSTIQHADKIIVLHKGRIKETGTHQELLAKKGIYHNLYKLQYQEINAYNE